The following coding sequences are from one Humulus lupulus chromosome X, drHumLupu1.1, whole genome shotgun sequence window:
- the LOC133805970 gene encoding polyadenylate-binding protein-interacting protein 3-like — protein sequence MNMQPAVHSRSSVNGFGRRRGERDVGTRLENRSQSGKSNSNNRLTSTGSKTGGHESPSHDRLVYITTCFVGQHVDVHVKNGSIYSGIFHAANEKDFGIILKMARLTKYGSSRGQKSPVESVSKPPAKTLIIPSKELVQVIAKDVSVTSEGFLDEAQCEKQQELMIDSVISQSRHVELERELEPWVPDEDDPQCPELENIFYGHWNRGWDQFTANEALFGVKSTFDEELYTTKLERGPKTRELEKEAQRIAREIEGEDTRDPHLAEERGFQLSGNLDIDEETRFSSVYRGKIVDDSGYDEDVLVDSHNNDTFGDSSTSGNRLFECNQAVQVFIYFLPVTYN from the exons ATGAATATGCAACCGGCTGTCCATTCCAGATCATCTGTGAATGGATTTGGCCGTCGTAGAGGCGAAAGAGATGTGGGGACCAGGCTGGAGAACAGGTCACAGAGTGGGAAGTCAAATTCCAATAACAGATTAACATCTACTG GGAGCAAAACTGGTGGCCATGAGAGTCCTTCGCATGATCGCTTAGTATATATAACTACTTGTTTTGTTGGTCAGCATGTGGATGTCCATGTGAAAAATGGATCCATATATTCTGGAATATTTCATGCAGCAAACGAAAAAGATTTTG GAATTATATTGAAGATGGCTCGCTTGACAAAATATGGTAGCTCTCGAGGACAAAAGTCTCCCGTGGAGTCAGTTAGCAAGCCTCCCGCAAAGACATTGATTATACCTTCTAAAGAACTTGTGCAAGTTATAGCAAAG GATGTTTCTGTTACAAGTGAGGGGTTTTTAGATGAGGCTCAGTGTGAAAAACAACAAGAACTTATGATAGATTCTGTCATATCGCAATCTCGCCATGTTGAGTTGGAGAGAGAACTTGAGCCATGGGTCCCTGACGAAGATGATCCGCAATGCCCTGAATTAGAGAATATTTTTTATGGCCATTGGAATAG GGGATGGGACCAGTTTACAGCAAATGAAGCATTGTTTGGAGTTAAAAGCACATTTGATGAGGAACTTTACACCACAAAGCTTGAGAGAGGTCCTAAGACTCGAGAGTTGGAAAAGGAAGCTCAAAGAATTGCAAGAGAAATTGAGGGTGAGGACACTCGTGATCCTCATTTAGCAGAG GAAAGAGGCTTTCAACTCAGTGGCAATTTAGATATTGATGAGGAGACAAGATTCTCTTCTGTCTATCGTGGTAAGATAGTTGATGACAGTGGTTATGATGAGGATGTATTGGTGGATTCACATAATAATGACACCTTTGGAGATTCCTCTACCTCTGGAAACAGATTGTTTGAATGTAACCAAGCTGTTCAAGTGTTCATTTACTTTTTGCCAGTTACTTACAACTGA